From the genome of Miscanthus floridulus cultivar M001 chromosome 10, ASM1932011v1, whole genome shotgun sequence, one region includes:
- the LOC136489776 gene encoding uncharacterized protein, whose amino-acid sequence MCAGQKVDLIIAEQTREADLNELHAEHERQIKQMQEQVAEAKKTAEKAERDRQLTLEGLEVQKEDYRLQTLAQKERIKSVVAGLTPVLDAIDYDFEDLPEVPEPGRPARPVITPEEAFANRCRHAWSNFKDHVLWAASGAAAHTLGVVKSYCPKFDFRYAQEGFSKDTTEEEAKAFGEAARPAADALVQDLNLFINGE is encoded by the exons TGCGCCG GCCAGAAGGTTGATCTCATCATAGCCGAGCAGACACGCGAGGCTGATCTAAATGAGCTTCATGCAGAACATGAGCGGCAGATCAAGCAGATGCAAGAGCAGGTGGCCGAGGCAAAGAAGACCGCCGAAAAGGCCGAGCGCGACCGCCAGC TTACGCTCGAAGGGTTGGAGGTGCAGAAGGAAGATTACCGCCTGCAGACCCTAGCCCAGAAAGAGCGCATCAAAAGTGTGGTGGCCGGGCTGACACCGGTGTTGGACGCCATCGACTACGACTTTGAGGACCTGCCAGAGGTTCCAGAGCCGGGGAGGCCAGCGAGACCGGTCATCACGCCTGAAGAGGCGTTCGCCAACCGATGTCGCCATGCGTGGAGCAACTTCAAAGACCATGTGCTCTGGGCGGCGTCGGGCGCGGCAGCCCATACCCTAGGTGTAGTAAAGTCCTACTGCCCCAAGTTCGACTTTAGGTATGCCCAGGAAGGCTTCAGCAAGGACACAACAGAAGAGGAGGCGAAAGCCTTTGGAGAGGCGGCTAGGCCGGCTGCCGATGCCCTTGTACAAGACCTCAACCTGTTTATAAATGGCGAGTAA